The genomic interval AAGGAGTATGCCTAAACTTTTCCAGCCTGTGAATTTAATACGTTTACTCATACCTACCACTTTGTATTACTTCAGACTCTCAATCTCTTCCCTCCTCAAAGCATGAAAGAATTTTTTGGCCAGAAATGACACAGCTAATGACAGCtatgttaattaaaaagaagttaaagtaacagaaaaaaactctaAGGTTATTTTCCTATTCTGCAGTTGTTTTGATTTGTATCGCTTTTACTGCTGCACATGCTATGTATATGATGATGCAAATTAGCACACTTgacttacagaaataaacatgTTCTAGCAAAAAGTACCGAGAGAACTTACCTCTGTGCAAGACCTCAGCTCCGTGGCATATCCAAACATATCATTCAGTGGCACCTAAAATCCAAGCATACCATTCTTGTAAAAACAAGATATTTTTCCATCAACTTTGGGTTACCATCCAATTAATCTCAATTACCATATCAGAGTCAGTAAAATCTGGTGCTCTTTGTAAACAGTACTGATCTAATTATCTGTTTTTGTAAAGTACCTCTTATTTCAACTAATTTATATTCACAATGTGTTTCCAGCAGGAAACCCCAAAAATCTCACAGTTTGAATGCACCAGATACTGGTGTGTCCCAAATTCAGCAATCTGCATCCCCCAGCAAGAGATGGTAACGTCTGAAACATCTCAAGGCTGCAGCTCCAAACACAATTTACGAAGCAGGAGCGACGCAGCGTGTGGTTTGTCGTTAGCTAAGGCTTTGCTGAGATGATTTACCCAACCACCACTGTTAGATGTACACTTCTGTATGACCTAACAGGAGAACATACACGTTTTTAGAAGGGACATAACAGAAGGAACGTTGAAGACAAGTCATTTGCATTTATCTATTATAGGTAATGCAGGTAAGAGCTGAAGGAAGACATCCGACAAAAAGATCTCCCCCCTGAACTCTGCACCTGTACTGCTGCACAGGTTTGTTTCCCCCTGAGGCAGCACAGTCTGCCCATCTCCAGAAACCCCAGTTCTGTTCCTTTCTCTGCCACCGTATGATTTTTAGGTTAGTAAGTCGGCTTCTCTGGAGCAAGACAACTTTATAATAGTTTGCTAATACTGCACGAGACACTGCCACGAGTTGAAAATTAACGTTGCGCTTATCCACTGAAAAACTAACGTCGTGTTTATCCACTGAAAAACCTGGCTCCGTGTTTATGCGTATTAGTCAGTAAGTAAAACAGCAATGAAGTCGAAAGGCAaggcaagaacagaaaaggtCAGGAACCAGCGAACAACACAAACCTCAGCATAGAGAGTAAAGTAACCCTCTGTGCCGTCTTGTCCTGTGATCACTCCGTGACGGCGATTAATTCCAGCTATCACCGCTCCTTGGAATTCAGTGGGTGCCATCACCTCCACTGCCATAATGGGTTCAAGTATACGCACAGTGGCATTTTCCatagctggagaaaaaaaactaaataaTCAAACATCAAAGAACAAGCCTGGTATAACTCAAGATACCCCTATGCATAGCAAAGAAGTGTTTTATGGTTAATGCTAAGTGTTTCTTACATCAGTGGGGGAAAACAATAATCGACTATGTGGAATTCCAGCTCCCCTGCCTTTTCTTCCCGAGACTGTAATGCTGGGAGGCACACAGTTTGATAAAACGTTCTTTTCATACCTGTGTAAGGATGAAGCTATTGGTGTTTCTTTACTGTGTTGTAGGAAAAAAGGATTTCCTTCATACAACTAAAGGAATTATTGTGCCTCCCTCAAAATTTCTGTAAACTCTTGCATATATTCTGCTCCCCACAACTGGCCAAACTTTGAATGTATGTATGGCTACACTAGGCAACAAACGAACCTATAGAAATGAGGTCGTTAAATTTAGCTCCGACAATAAAGAAACCAGCAGGACTACACATTCAAACAACTAGCTTTATACCTTGCTTTAgggctccttctcctgctctgaCGAAAGAGATTTCATTAGAGTCCACCATGTGATGTGCACCATCATCTAGGACGAACCGGACTCCAGATATCCTGTGCCCTGACACTAGACCTTTTTCACATGCTTCTCGGAATCCCTGTCAAGTAACATCTCAAAGTTAGCAGTTCGTAGACCAAAATGAAGCTTAAAAAAGAGCAGCATTAACAACAGCCTGTAAAAGACATTaaacttaaaaaccaaaacaacactaccaaaaaaaaaaaaaaaaccctttcacaATTTTTAACAGCAATCCCATATCTACCCAACGGACCTTCTTGCTTGACACATGATGGAAGAACCTAACAGTGGGGAAAACTTTTCATTCCCAAGCACTTGAAAACTTGGTACTATCATTCTTTGGCACCTCAGTTTGATACtgctatttctgaaaaatagaaataaggTAACAAGCtaaggacaagaaaaagaaatgtactCAGGATTTTGCTTTGCTAAGGCACTGTATGATCAAAACCTGATAGAATGCTCCACGTGGAAAGAACTACTCTAACCACTCGACTGAAGAACAAGATTCTTTTAAGACTGCATGCTTTTTCCAGCATTTGGCAAAAATCTTTTAAGTGCTGCATCATGGACTAATGAAGGAATTATTTTAGGCTGATCCATTATTACAGGAATTCAAAGATTATGCTAGTACTACCTAAAGTTGTATGTGATAAATTATACAGttacagagagacagacacagaGTAAGCCCgcagaagagatgaaaaagaaagaatacttGGTAATTCATGCAGGAAATCTAGCTTAACTACAGCTTCCTACATAACTGGCCTCAGAGAAGTCACCaaaaatgttacatattttGGGGTTAGAGATGAGAATCGCGTGGCCAtaatcaaaaccagaagagaGCCATTACAAAAGCAGATTCACCAAAAGGAGGCTTGTCTGACTGTAAGAAAGGAAAGCTTACCTTTTGCTCTGCAGCGCTGCTATGGAAATAGAGCAAGCACACActaccaaagaaaacaaacagcagcttcTAAATTAAGTGGAAAACCTAGGAATGTAAGATATTAAGCAAAGCCACACAAATTTGattctgcttctgctgaagtaATGGGAAAAGCCGCCTCGCCTGGGGCAAGACAGTCACAGTAAATGCAGACGGTacagcaggaaaacaacaaGAATCAGTATTTCTTACATCATACACACAGACCGCTTTGTACCTTTTCAATAGCGGGCACAAATTGTTTTGGAATATTTGTGCCAATGGTTCTGTCTTCAAACTCTAATTTTGTGTAGTCCTCCGGATCCAGGGGCTCAAGAACGCCTATAACTTTGCCATACTGGCCTGCTCCGCCCGTCTGTTTCTTGTGTGTATATTCAAACCTAAGAACAAACAAATCCCCCCCAGAATACCACGTTACTCATTACACAAACCATGCTCCAACCACAGgtttctaaggaaaaaattcccattctgcattttgctttattcCATTTGGTTACGTGTAACCAAAATGGCTAAGTGCCACGACAGCAGCTGAAACAACAGCTGAGGATATTTAATGCCCGAAGAGGGAGCACCACGGTTCTTCACCTTGCAAGCGGGAAGCTGAGAGATGGTGATGAATTAAATCTCTcaaaaaaacaactgcaaaaacaAGCCGCTTCTGTGTGTGGCCAGCAACGCTAATAAAGCCCGCTTTCCTCCAGGCTTGTGCTTTTTGTTGACGGAACGACGAGATTTTGTTGTTTCTGCACACGCCTACGGTTTCCACCCACAAAGTACTTCGATGCGAAGTGCAGACACTGAACAAGGGGATAACTGGGAAGAAAACTTCCGAATATGAACcgttaaatacttttttaagtGAAACTGCAGGGATCTGAGGTCTCTCTGAAACATCTGCCCCCTGTCCCTCTCGGCTGGGGTGGCCAGGCtccaggctggggggggggataCAGGGCACCTCGGCGGTGGGATAACCCCCGGCTGTCACGGCTCGGCCCCGTGGGGTCCCGGTAGGGTCCCCGCAGGGTCCCCACAGAACCCTCGGCCCGGTAGCTCCGGTcggggcgggacgggacgggacagGGCGGCCCCGGCTCCGGTCCCGCTCCGCCCCGGTCGCTTcctgagggaggaggaagcggcTCTCCCCGCCGCCATGGAGCTGCCGCCGAGTCACTACCCCGCCAcccgggcggcggcgctggcCGCCGGCTACGTCTGCTACCGGCGGGGGGGCCCCGGGCGCGGCCTGGCGCTGCGGGCCCTCCGCCGCGCCTGCAGGCAGGTGAGGGCCGGGGGAGGGCAGCGGCCGGCGGGCAGGAGGGTGAAGAGGGCTGTCGTCTGGTTATCTGCTTCCCCAACGGCGGGCGGCGGCTTCGCCCGTCTCCTCTGAGGGACAAACGGGCGGGCTACGACGAGGGCAAGGCCGCCTCAAGCAGGCGACGGCACGTCCTAGAAAATGGTCTGTCTCTTCGCTGCGGTGTGTCACCTCACGGCTGAAAAACCGGCTCCGTTCAGCCATCCGCAGCGCTGCCCGCGGCGAGGCGTGCCGGCAGGCCGCGGCCACACGCACGCCAAGTCTTGCCAGGGGTGTCGGGACGAGCCCCGTTTGTGCCAGTCGCCCTTGGGTTGTTTTGCGAACAGTAAGGGCAGAAAGCGAAGCACGCTTTCTGTTCTCGCCTGTCTCGACGACGCTGCCGCAGGAACCGCGCCGTGCCTGTGGTATTTAATCAAGGCATCGGTCCCTCCTGAACCTCCCAAGCAAACTCACTTAGGAGGAGGATGCTCTTTTCATGACTACCAGGACAGACCAAACTCTCACCACTGATCTGTTCTGGATTTGCCTGGTAAATGTGCTAGAACAGGGGTTATAGCAAAACTAACCTGCTTGCTTAAGTCGTTATTGTAGATATCCAAAAAATACATGACATGATACAATTCATAATGAAGTGCAAAACGGACTTAGTATAAGGAACCCAATTAAGACTCTTAACCTCAGTATTTAACCAAGCAGCACATTATTGGACAGAATCATACCGGGAGCCCAAATACGGCAATTAAGTAGTATACCAGACTAAAAACGGAGGAGGAGGTACTAATCAGATGCTACACCAGGTGCATATTAAATGAGCGATCTTAacacagcaagaagaaatagaagaataTCCTAGCTCTGCACGGGCCCTGCAGAGAATGGCACTGCTGCAGCGTGTTTCACAATAACTAGAATATTTTCCACAATGCAAAGTAATtcaacattttacaaaatagatgttcttaatgttttccttatttagGACGTCGATGATGTTGGGCGTAAGTACCATCTGGAATTGGTGCTAGAAGACGTCCTTGACAAAGTGAGTTcagatttatttaattaatacaTTCTGTGGGCAGAAGTCGGCACTACTGATGTGTAATAAAAAGCCAATGCTTTATGCTGCTGATCCTAGCTGAGATCAGTGGACACACTAGTTAATACTTGGTACCGTGTTTCAGATATTTCTAAACtgcaaatcaggaaaaaaaaaaaaaaaaaaaaaagcttaactTTGACAAAAGGGAACCCCCATTTTCTATACCATAAAAGCCCTGAACATCTGGTACCTACCACTGTGACACAAGAAAATGCTTGAGGGATGACAAGGACATTTCAGTGTCATTCAATTTCAAACTGAAGTTATTTGAACCCATTACTCCAACTGAATAGCACAAGTGACATTCTGCAGCACAAGCATTGCCCTTTCtatcactgcagaaaaaaacctgccctTATAGTACAGTCACAGAAATACTATGAACTTAACCTTGTCTTAAATAATCAGGAATCTCTATGGGCCAGAGTCAGAGAAAACGGCAactacataaagaaaaaaaaatacattttagaagtgCAAATTACCagtattatatatgtatttaatcAAATATTAATACACGTAATTAACTCTGTAACAGGACAGCACTGTTAACTGCACTGCTGAGGTTCTTTATCATCTGGGCAACAAAAACATTGCTCCAGGTGTGCAATTCACAATTGAAGGAGAACTTAAGAACACAGATGAAGCAGATAACATGTTCTACAATCGAATCAAGAGCCTGGAAAAAGAGCTCGTGGCAGAAAACATACCAGGTACAAAGAAGCGGTTTGGGCGAGAAGGAAGTTTTTGAGCCAATGTCCTCCACGGCCAGAAGCAAACCTGAGCTCAGCTGGTGGTGGTCCACGATCCATATGGGAGCCCCTACTACAGGAGCCAGGACCGAGGGGGATCAGGCCATTAGCCCTACTCTGAACGCATGCTGCTTCACTTTCTCTTATTCAGGGTGGTGTGTCAATCACAACACTACTAAATTTATTCATCATTTCTGAAATCCAGAACCGACACGTGATTTGCATGTGGCTGTTCTTGAAAACCACCTGCTACTGTTCCCTCTCCCTTTACTAGCATCCTGCTCACTGTTTGTGGCTGTCCTTGGCATAGTACATCAGACACCCCGACTGTAGTACTAGGGTCTGCTCTTACTTTAAAGCAACCCCCTGCCTTGAAGACCTTATAGAATATATGTTAAGAGAAAGAAGTGGGAGGAAAACACGGTGGTGATGCAGCAGCTCTTCCAAGCTTATATGGAAGATCTGTGACACAGCAAGGAACATAAGCGAGTGAATTTAGCACCAAACCCTATTAGGTGATAAGGTTCTGTTAATGGCTGCAACTCCATGAATCTTGCTTAATGTATGCTGTTCATTTTGTTTGCCAGACAGCCACGGCAACGTGTCCCCAGAAATGGAGCCCGTCCGCCTGCTAGCGTGGGTCGCCTCTGGCTACGTGATATGGCAGAACTCAACTGAAAACACTAAGTTCCAACTTTCCCAAATTAAACATGTGAAGCAAGTGGTAAGTTACCATCAGCGTCctgcaataaaaatagtatttaggAGCTAAGCAGTTGTGCATGTACTGGACTATAGCTGAAGCTAAGTTCTTAAGCAAGAAACCTCAATTGTGTCTGAACTTCTTGGTCCGGTTTGTTTTTAAGccagtgtttgctttttgttccaCCTGTCCGTTTCCTCTAGCAAATCATGAAGGGTTTCACTGATGGCTTGAGTGTTAaagtcatagaatggtttgagttggaagggaccttaaagatcacctcgttccaacccccctgccatgggcagggacaccttccactaggtcaggttgctccaagccccatccagcctggccttgaacactgccagggagggggcatccacaacctctctgggcaacctgtgccagtgcctcaccaccctcacagtaaagaatttcttcctaatatccaatctaaatctaccctctttcagtttaaaaccgttacccctcatcctatcacaACACTCCCTGACAGAGTGGCTCCCCATCTTTCCcgtaggccccctttaagtactggaaggccgctataaggtctccctggagccttctcttctccaggctgaacaacaccaactctctcagcctgtcctcataggagaggtgctccagccccctgaccatcttcgtggccctcctctggacctgctcaagcaggtccatgtctgtcttatgctgggggccccagagctgaacacagtactgtGGCgggggtctcacaagagcggagtagaggggcagaatcccctccctcgaccggccggtcacgcttcttttgatgcagcccaggatacggttggctttctgggctgcaaacacacattgccgggtcatgttgagcttcaaccaacacccccaagtccttctcctcagggctgctctcaatccactcattgcccagcctgtatttgtgcttgggattgccccgacccatgtgcaggaccttgcacttggccttgttgaacttcatgaggatcacacaggcccacctctcaagcctgccAAGGTgtctctggatggcatcccttccctccagcgtgtcaaccacaccacacaacttggtgtcgtcagcagacttgctgagggtgcactttATTTCGATCCCTACCCCTCTTCATAAATTTTGCTTATAGAACCTGTGTCTTCTTGGCAAGAGCAGTATTCTATGCTTATTTAGTTAAGAAAATTGACTCTGCCACTTGGAGGTCACCACGTTGACTACAGTTTTATACTACTTTCCTGCCTTTCATCTGTAGTGTAGGCCCAGCTGACAGTATTCTTGCATCTGCATAACATGCATTGGAATACTGTCCTTTATCTCTTGATCTACACTGTGATGTACCAATCAGTCACAGTAATACTGCTGGACATCTCTGCGATAGCCATGTCTAGACAAATAGCAATGGGCTGCACCTCAAATTCAATAAAACACAATCTacattggttttgtttgccGTACTGCGGTCTCCATCCATTTGCTAGTTCACCTCAAAATGCtaatcaagaaagaaaatattgatgTAATTCCACTCTCATTATTAgcttttttactttgttcttcCCAAACTGACttttactaatttttaattattatttgggggcagggggggaactaaaattaatttttagttgAGCTCTTAGACTTGTATTAGCATGATGAGCATCAATTAAGTTTATGATAAGAAAATTGAATTCAGGAAAATGCGTCACAAGACAGGGAACAGAATACTTcaggataaaatattttctattttcgCTTATTTCTGAGTGGTTACAAGTGATGTGTTTATTTTGAGCACATGTGGATCTGCCCTAAGCTAAGAAATAAAAGTGACTGGCAAATCTCACTATAGCTATTCAAATTAATTGAGTTGTTAGCTGCCACTATCAAGAGGCCTTGCAGACTTCTTGCCTGGAGCAGGCTTAACTGATAAAGCaacttgctttcagaaaagttaTAATCAGAgcaaagtttttggttttgttcttaaataaataGACTTCTACAGATTCTCCCAGTCCTTCTCTGGTCTATTTGGAGAAAATATACTGTGAGTTAAGAATAACTCCTAAAGGGATGTTTTACAACTTTAAATTCAAGGAAATTTAGTATGTAAGCTAGGATAAAGAAGCAGGACTTCGTATTTAGAAAACCCAATATATCAGGAGTCTTCAGAACAGACTTGCAGAGCCTGAGTGTTTTGCCACTCAGAACAGCCAGTGAATTCCCATGAAGTTCTGGGTatgaaggaaaggcagaaactCATTCTGGGAGCACGATTTGTTAACATTTTGCTCCCTCTGATGGCTATCTTAAAGCAATTCACAGACGCTGGAGGACTGTGcaaaagcaagattttaaaaCCCTCTTTAATAAACCAGATGAATTTAAGGATAAGGCAGACAGAAGACTATTAAACTAAACCAGCTGTCATCGCTCTTTagtaattttgttctttttcttttccctgaagaatAGATATAATAGATATGTAAAGACTACGTTCCAAAGGCCAGCGGGTATTCTGTCGCTCACACAATCACTGATAACTTGTTATCCACTGTAAGGCCTCTGGACTTCCCTCCAAGTCTTATCCTACTGACAGTTTTATTTAGGATTATTTGGGCTAAATTGACACTTTATAGAATCAGGTGTTCCCTTCCCAAATGAGTTCCTGAAGTTGAGATATATCTAGCTTCTTCAAGGGAGGAACTAGCATGGTTTTAAGTTTCACAGTCTCTCAAATGTAATTTTAGAGTTCACGGAAATACAAGAGAGTATCGTTTTGTCATAGTGACTAAGCTCCATCTGCTTTATTTGTTAACACGAGCTGCCAGTTTTGTCTGACATATATCAGAGAGTTTTTATGCTAACTAAAGAGAACTGATTCACTACTTTTAAGGTGGGGGGAAGCCCCAAATTCAGcccttttcattttgtctttccagAAAAGAAGCGATGAATATCTTGAATTTGACTACACGATTCTACTTCACGAAATGGTGTCCCAGGTAAAGTCTTGTTtctaaaaagcctttttttgttttaagactgCCAACTGTGTAACCTCCAACTCCGCCATGCAGATGGGGCATGCAGATGGTGGGGCGGTCACAGATCGGATGCCTGCAGGTCAGTTAGCAAACAGGGTGAGGTTAGGGCAACCATCGCCCATGTGCCTCAGCGTTATCTGTTTCTGCCCCTATGCAGGCAGGAGATAACAGGCCTCTAACTTGTGTCAACAGACAGTAATTTTCAGCTATTTCTGGGCCTTCTTGGGAATGGCAGAGGTTCAAAATACTGGTTATTCACAGCTCTCTCCTCTTGGGAGATACTATTGCCAAACGGGGCCGGGGATaaagggaagaagcagctgcCAGCATCCTGGACTGCTGAGCTGCATTCCAGCTGGAACTGCAGAGTGCTTCTACGCTAGAGGACAGCAGTGGTGGACCAGTACACAGAGGCATCGTCTACCCCAGTAGCtcacagaagaaagcagcagaaacttTGGTTCCCAGAACAGTATTTACATTGTGTGCTAGTCTCCATCATAATTTTGCGATCTGAGCAAGCGTTTTCATAAGAAAAACGCAGAAAATTTCAAAGAGAAGTTCTTGATTGTGCAACCTCCTGTAATAAATCATCCACTGATAACAATCAGAGATCTCACTCCCACTTCTAGCTCCGCTGCTTCCTACCCCACTGCACTCTCAGTTAAGTTGGGGCATCTATAGTGTTTTTAGTTCCTAAGTTTTCTCTGACGAAAAATTCCTGAGAAGTAGTAGCTAACTAATTGCAGACCAAAAGCATAGGTTCTTCATTGTGCTCTGTTTGGTGAAGGGCAGGTGTCCCAAAATATCAATAGCACTAACAGTAAGAGGGGTAATCCAACATAGATGTGCTTGAGCTGCAAAACTTGCctagatgaaagaaaaatgtagttgCAGCAGCATGGAGCACaacacaggctgaaaaaaagcTTGCAGGAGAACCAGATATTTGGACAGGTCACAGGACTGCGTGTCATAGTGCTTACCCTGCGCTGTTACTGGTGCTTGATCAACCTACTTACAATCAGCCCAGGTACGGCTATATTACAGCAGTCAATTCCCCTTCAGTATTGTTCAAAGAAAATACCTTCTCACTttctacagttttattttctaccCACAGGAGATCATTCCCTGGCAAATGACAGTTCTCTGGCACCCACAGCATGGTGTTCAAGTCACACAGGACAGCCGTCAGCCAAAACACGCATCAGAATAACGGACCACCTGATACCGCAACGAAAGAAGCTCAAATGCTACAATAAGCATTTGAAGGGAGGGCAGATAAGTTGATGAGGGTGGATATGCAATCAAGGTACAAAGAATAAAGTCCTTCCTCAATTAAACTTCTCCTGTACGTTGTGCTTTGATCTCATAATCCAAAAGGCACTTTCTCTGCTACGTAATCAAATTCTGCATcgaaataaatttaaaaaaaatctctgttgcCAGAGCAAATACTTACGGCACAGGTGCAGAGATGTTCTCCCTAAAGGCAACTTTTGGCTTTCCCATGGTGCAAGGGCAACCATATTCTCTTTCCATTcgctgcaggaaaaaaaacccagaatgaAATACAGCGTTGTTGAACAATAcattggaaattattttgtttacagatctttctgaaatgagaaactTTATCAGGGTTAACCAGTTTTTTGGTTTAGGGCTGGATTGATTTTTGGGGtcttggtggggttttttttgttgttttttttaaacgttACAAATTATTCACTGTCATTCTGCAGTCATCCTTGTTTAGGGGCTATAGCTTTAGATACAGGAAAAGGGAACAGCATTAATTATTTTACTCAAATTTAAGTTTTCCAAGACAAAAACcatcttttcttcattctgtcaACATTTCAGACACATCTATTGTGTTAGACTAAAATAAAGTATAGACATCAacttgaaagaaacaaataaatcacTGTAAGTAACtattccctcctgcctgcatcATCTCTTATTACGGAatgatacatttaaaaacacagaaacaggagTATTTCACTCTCCTGTAGGACATCGCCAATGGTAAAATTCATTATAAGCAAAGGCTGCTAAAGCAAAGCGTAATGCTTAATAAATTTTTTATGGATTTGaaccaaaaagtaaaaatgttccAGgcagaagtttcatttaaatagtGTACAAGCCTTCAAAATAGAACCAATGGTCAGAAAGAATCTTCAAAAGTTGACTAAGAAGTTAAGCTCTTCCCTAAGCAGCTTTAATTAATGCCACAGTGCTTTCTGCTAGGAAGATCTCAAAATTGTTGTCACAATGTTGACATAACCTTGATTTACACAAAAGCAAGTGGAGCTGTACACCTCCAAACATCTTGTGAACTTGACATACGCTTAGGCACCCAATTACAAAACTGGGTGTAAAGGCCGGCATCAGTTAGCCCATCTGCAGATAGATTTTGGTCTCAgccagaaaggaaggagaattcTTCGTTGGGAAAACAGTCAAAAGCAAAGTCCATGGAATCTGCTTTCCAGATTACCTGGGCATAGATTTCCAAGTGCAGTTCCCCCATTCCAGAAACAATGGTCTCTTTGCTCTCATCATCAAAATGGATTCTAAAAGTGGGATCTTCCCTTGTAAAGCGGTTCAGGCCTTTTGAAAATTTATCAAAGtcattctgaaaaacaattaCACACAAGAAAACATTAACTCAACGTCCAGAAGTCACACAACAAAAAGGCCTCAAATTTTCCTATCAACTGCTTAGCACTTCTACTCTCATGAGGTTATTTTCTGAGACACAGCCATACATTTATAAGTGTATTTATCCCTCCAGTTACTTCAAGTCCATGTTTACCCAGGTCAAAGACATGCATCTTCTTTATAGCTAAGTGATACCATCTAACGCGGTCACATGCTGAGTTATCTGAATGATACCTTCTGAAGTGCTTCGGATAGAACATTTTAAACACTGCTCGTTTTAGTCTGTGGTTCCATATTTAACTGCTAACCTGcataaaattataaaagcagcagaggaaaggtaACTCGGTCAGAAAAAGGTTGATTCATAGGCTCCTACCTTGTTGGAAGGCTTCATAGCTACTGAAATGACAGGATCAGGGATGTGAATTGATTCCTGCAACGACCATAAAGGAAGAGATCATACAATCGAGTTCCACTACACCTGGTGATGTAATTTCTCCAGAAAAGTCTGGGCAGAAGAACTCAGGGTTACAAACAGGGATGACTGTTTTACTTATCTAGCTTGTATCTAGTACCATAGCCTAACAAAATGATGTAACTCTCCTGAGGATTACTACAAGGCTATAATGTAACGCATGCCCTACTGCCAACCACACTATTTCCAACACTGTTTCTTAGATGTAA from Gymnogyps californianus isolate 813 chromosome 10, ASM1813914v2, whole genome shotgun sequence carries:
- the LXN gene encoding latexin codes for the protein MELPPSHYPATRAAALAAGYVCYRRGGPGRGLALRALRRACRQDVDDVGRKYHLELVLEDVLDKDSTVNCTAEVLYHLGNKNIAPGVQFTIEGELKNTDEADNMFYNRIKSLEKELVAENIPDSHGNVSPEMEPVRLLAWVASGYVIWQNSTENTKFQLSQIKHVKQVKRSDEYLEFDYTILLHEMVSQEIIPWQMTVLWHPQHGVQVTQDSRQPKHASE